The following are from one region of the Mycolicibacterium diernhoferi genome:
- a CDS encoding acyl-CoA dehydrogenase family protein, producing MAINLELPRKLQAVVEKGHQGAAEMLRPISRKYDLAEHAYPVELDTLAQLFEGLQEAKTISFAGADAVGGRADDGKKTNVNGANMSALLNALEVSWGDIALLLSIPYQGLGNAAISSVATKEQLERFGKVWAAMAITEPSFGSDSAAVSTTAVLDGDEYVINGEKIFVTAGSRATHIVVWATVDKSLGRAAIKSFVVPREHPGVTVERLEHKLGIKASDTAVIRFENARIPKENLLGDPEVKVDKGFGGVMETFDNTRPIVAAMAVGVARAALEELRVILTEAGIEISYDKPAHAQSAPAAEFLRMEADWESGYLLTVRSAWQADNKIPNSKEASMGKAKAARVASDITLKAVEMAGTVGYSEQTLLEKWARDSKILDIFEGTQQIQLLVVARRLLGLSSAQLK from the coding sequence ATGGCAATCAATCTGGAACTGCCCCGCAAACTGCAGGCGGTCGTCGAGAAGGGCCACCAGGGCGCCGCGGAGATGCTCCGGCCGATCTCGCGCAAGTACGACCTCGCCGAGCACGCCTACCCGGTCGAGCTGGACACCCTGGCCCAGCTGTTCGAAGGCCTGCAGGAAGCCAAGACCATCTCCTTCGCCGGCGCCGATGCGGTCGGCGGGCGCGCGGATGACGGCAAGAAGACAAACGTCAACGGCGCCAACATGTCTGCGCTGCTGAACGCCTTGGAGGTCAGCTGGGGCGACATCGCCCTGCTGCTGTCGATCCCGTACCAGGGCCTCGGTAACGCGGCGATCTCCAGCGTGGCCACCAAGGAACAGTTGGAGCGGTTCGGCAAGGTGTGGGCCGCGATGGCGATCACCGAGCCCAGCTTCGGGTCCGACTCGGCCGCGGTCTCCACCACGGCGGTGCTCGACGGCGACGAGTACGTCATCAACGGCGAGAAGATCTTCGTCACCGCCGGATCGCGGGCCACCCACATCGTGGTGTGGGCGACGGTGGACAAGTCGCTGGGGCGCGCGGCCATCAAGTCGTTCGTCGTCCCGCGCGAGCACCCCGGCGTCACCGTGGAACGCCTCGAGCACAAGCTGGGCATCAAGGCCTCCGACACCGCGGTGATCCGCTTCGAGAACGCGCGCATTCCCAAGGAGAACCTGCTCGGGGATCCCGAAGTCAAGGTGGACAAGGGGTTCGGCGGGGTCATGGAGACCTTCGACAACACCCGGCCCATCGTGGCCGCCATGGCCGTCGGCGTCGCCCGCGCCGCACTCGAGGAGCTACGGGTGATCCTCACCGAGGCGGGCATCGAGATCTCCTACGACAAGCCCGCGCACGCGCAGAGCGCCCCCGCGGCGGAGTTCCTCCGCATGGAGGCCGACTGGGAGTCGGGGTACCTGCTCACGGTGCGGTCGGCCTGGCAGGCCGACAACAAGATCCCGAACTCCAAGGAAGCCTCGATGGGCAAGGCCAAGGCCGCCCGGGTGGCCAGCGACATCACCCTCAAGGCCGTCGAGATGGCGGGCACCGTCGGCTATTCCGAGCAGACCCTGCTGGAGAAGTGGGCCCGCGACTCGAAGATCCTCGACATCTTCGAGGGCACCCAGCAGATCCAGCTGCTGGTGGTGGCCCGCCGGCTGCTGGGGCTGTCCTCGGCCCAGCTGAAATGA
- a CDS encoding FAD-dependent oxidoreductase, whose product MELLGERAVVLGASIGGLLAARVLADHYHDVTIVERDVLTDLPTARRGVPQGRHGHVLLARSSQILAELFPGFADELAADGVPSSTGSQMSRIRLSLNGHLMVHSADGETTDDSTLYFASRPLLERNILRRVQALPNVTLVDGHDVTELTATPDGDHVTGVRIADQVHATRHTIPADLVVDATGRGSRTPVFLDKLGYSRPSEDELVVKLAYASQLLHIPDGTLPENLFAYFPAPGRPRTWTLVRYEHDTWMMTLGSMVGRPAPANRPEMLAWGEGFVDERALSAARAATPLSDVEHYRVPSNRWRRYDKMKRFPQGLLVFGDAICSFNPIYGQGMTMAAIEATLLSECLRRGDQALPQRFFRAAAAKLRVAWQTAVGSDLTLPEVAGPRPLPMRLSNAYLDWVMTAAETDSPTAVQLLRVTGMLDSPLRLLRPAFVGRVARVNGLGRGPRSEGNRGPRPIPSQPSLGKPRATRI is encoded by the coding sequence ATGGAGCTACTCGGGGAACGCGCAGTGGTGCTGGGCGCCAGCATCGGCGGTCTCCTGGCGGCCCGGGTCCTGGCCGACCATTATCACGACGTCACCATCGTCGAACGCGATGTCCTCACCGATCTGCCGACCGCACGCCGCGGTGTCCCGCAGGGCCGGCATGGTCATGTATTGCTGGCCCGCAGCTCGCAGATCCTCGCCGAGCTGTTCCCCGGATTCGCCGACGAACTGGCCGCCGACGGTGTCCCGTCATCGACTGGCAGTCAGATGTCACGGATCCGGCTCTCACTCAACGGCCATCTGATGGTGCACTCCGCGGACGGGGAGACCACCGATGATTCGACGCTGTATTTCGCGAGTCGTCCTCTGCTGGAACGCAATATCTTACGGCGGGTCCAGGCCCTGCCGAACGTGACCCTGGTGGACGGACACGACGTGACCGAGCTGACCGCGACCCCTGACGGCGACCACGTCACCGGTGTACGGATAGCCGACCAGGTGCACGCGACCCGGCACACCATCCCCGCCGACCTCGTCGTCGACGCGACCGGCCGGGGTTCGCGGACACCGGTATTCCTCGACAAGCTGGGCTACAGCCGCCCGTCCGAGGACGAACTCGTCGTCAAACTCGCCTATGCCAGCCAGCTCCTGCATATCCCGGACGGCACCCTGCCGGAGAACCTGTTCGCCTACTTCCCCGCCCCCGGCCGGCCGAGGACATGGACGCTGGTCCGGTACGAGCACGACACCTGGATGATGACCCTGGGTTCGATGGTTGGCCGGCCCGCGCCGGCCAACCGGCCCGAAATGCTGGCCTGGGGTGAGGGATTCGTCGACGAACGCGCCCTCTCGGCGGCGCGGGCGGCGACCCCGCTCAGCGACGTCGAGCACTACCGGGTGCCGTCCAACCGGTGGCGACGCTACGACAAGATGAAGCGGTTTCCGCAGGGCCTGCTGGTCTTCGGGGATGCGATCTGCAGCTTCAACCCGATCTACGGGCAGGGTATGACGATGGCGGCGATCGAGGCGACGCTGCTGAGCGAGTGCCTGCGCCGTGGCGATCAGGCACTGCCGCAGCGGTTCTTCCGCGCCGCGGCGGCCAAACTGCGGGTGGCATGGCAGACCGCGGTCGGTTCGGATCTGACGCTGCCGGAGGTGGCGGGTCCCCGCCCCCTGCCGATGCGACTGTCCAACGCCTACCTCGACTGGGTGATGACCGCCGCCGAAACCGATTCCCCCACCGCGGTCCAACTGCTGCGGGTGACCGGAATGCTGGACTCCCCGTTGCGCCTGCTCCGACCCGCATTCGTGGGTCGTGTGGCGCGGGTCAACGGGCTCGGGCGCGGGCCGCGATCAGAGGGGAATCGCGGCCCGCGTCCCATTCCGTCCCAGCCCTCGCTCGGGAAACCCCGGGCGACCCGCATCTGA
- a CDS encoding esterase family protein → MQNLVGRWMRRIGAAAAAALVVPGAIAVAGETATAGAFSRPGLPVEYLMVPSAGMGRDIKIQFQSGGENSPAVYLLDGLRAQDDFNGWDINTQAFEWFLDSGLSVVMPVGGQSSFYADWYAPARNKGPTVTYKWETFLTQELPAYLQSNKAVKPTGSAAIGLSMAGSSALNLATWHPAQFIYAGSMSGFLNPSEGWWPFLINISMGDAGGFKADDMWGKTEDPNSGWKRNDPMLNIPTLVANNTRIWVYCGNGTPNELGGGDLPATFLEDLTIRTNITFRDNYLAAGGSNGVFNFPNNGTHNWAYWGRELQAMIPDLQRVLG, encoded by the coding sequence ATGCAGAACCTTGTTGGCCGGTGGATGCGCCGGATCGGGGCCGCCGCCGCGGCGGCGCTGGTCGTACCGGGCGCGATCGCAGTTGCAGGGGAGACGGCCACCGCTGGTGCCTTCTCCCGCCCAGGCCTGCCGGTGGAGTACCTGATGGTGCCGTCCGCCGGTATGGGCCGCGATATCAAGATCCAGTTCCAGAGCGGTGGCGAGAACTCGCCGGCGGTCTACCTGCTGGACGGCCTGCGGGCGCAGGACGACTTCAATGGATGGGACATCAACACCCAGGCCTTCGAGTGGTTCCTCGACAGTGGCCTGTCGGTCGTCATGCCCGTCGGTGGCCAGTCCAGCTTCTACGCCGACTGGTACGCGCCGGCCCGCAACAAGGGCCCGACCGTCACCTACAAGTGGGAGACGTTCCTGACCCAGGAGCTGCCGGCCTACCTGCAGTCGAACAAGGCCGTCAAGCCCACCGGAAGCGCCGCCATCGGTCTGTCGATGGCCGGCTCGTCCGCGCTGAACCTGGCGACCTGGCACCCGGCGCAGTTCATCTACGCCGGTTCGATGTCAGGCTTCCTGAACCCCTCCGAGGGCTGGTGGCCGTTCCTGATCAACATCTCCATGGGTGACGCCGGTGGCTTCAAGGCCGACGACATGTGGGGCAAGACCGAGGACCCGAACAGCGGCTGGAAGCGCAACGACCCGATGCTCAACATCCCGACGCTGGTGGCGAACAACACCCGCATCTGGGTCTACTGCGGTAACGGCACCCCGAACGAGCTCGGCGGCGGCGATCTGCCCGCCACCTTCCTCGAGGATCTGACCATCCGCACCAACATCACCTTCCGCGACAACTACCTGGCCGCGGGCGGTAGCAACGGTGTGTTCAACTTCCCGAACAACGGCACGCACAACTGGGCGTACTGGGGCCGGGAGCTCCAGGCGATGATCCCGGACCTGCAGCGGGTCCTGGGCTAG